A window from Sinanaerobacter sp. ZZT-01 encodes these proteins:
- a CDS encoding O-antigen ligase family protein: MAKDKKNINISEEKKKNKKRSSKVLETPEDCLWSMKQGNLTATHWFQMIPAIFFTSVVILIVRMHEYKRNMSQFFWSAGDSSLTDFFSYYKMIAILGCAIFVLLILLYKIITQSMTIKRCFAYIPIAAYSFFVFSSYLGSEYKEFSLLGWNARFEGTLPLLCYMLLLFYIINAINSEKAVKWMIYSLAVSSTLLSLVGLSQAWGHDFFQTNIGKMLITPSRSWDSVDSLIFNFKAKEIYQTLYNINYVSFYLTLLIPLFGMLFLYSMNMNNEEKNYKKIIWAALFALLIFNIIGSASSGGLLGLATIGIMGLIVLNKKILRWKKPIAILFIISLLIIGTTYQRWIPELTSTVKGITHTESRESAANISQDNNVDLDNTDVIPGSEKAKIDYIQTQKHDIIFSINGNLMKIHVIMAGADIDSLELLDKDGKKIALIPNGKNFAIDDPRFYDFATITPTLTNGNYYVIVNTQEMQWPFAIMEDQVYYQNAKGNLVNLDKVPSIGFENNLLFGNGRGYIWSKTIPMMKDTLLLGRGADTYCIYYPHYDYTNKYNIGWNVNLVVDKPHNMYMGIIIGTGALSLIALLSLFGIYLLQSFKLYFRSKFETDFLTYVGAGIFFGICGFLTSALVNDSSVSVMPMFYGLLGTGISVNLMLQKKAKNE; the protein is encoded by the coding sequence ATGGCAAAAGATAAAAAAAATATAAATATATCGGAAGAGAAAAAAAAGAATAAAAAACGTTCTTCAAAAGTTTTGGAAACGCCCGAAGACTGTCTTTGGTCTATGAAGCAAGGGAATCTAACCGCAACTCACTGGTTTCAGATGATTCCTGCTATCTTTTTTACATCAGTGGTTATCTTAATTGTACGAATGCACGAATATAAACGTAACATGTCTCAATTTTTTTGGTCTGCCGGCGATTCTAGTCTGACGGATTTTTTCAGCTACTATAAAATGATAGCTATCTTGGGATGCGCCATTTTCGTTCTGCTTATTCTTCTATATAAAATTATCACACAATCTATGACAATCAAGCGCTGCTTTGCTTATATCCCTATAGCCGCTTATTCTTTCTTTGTTTTTAGTTCCTATCTGGGGAGCGAGTATAAGGAATTTTCACTCTTGGGCTGGAACGCTCGTTTTGAAGGGACACTGCCGCTTCTCTGCTATATGCTCCTCCTCTTTTATATAATAAATGCAATTAATTCAGAAAAAGCTGTAAAATGGATGATCTACTCATTAGCGGTTTCCAGTACTTTGCTCAGTCTGGTCGGACTGAGTCAAGCATGGGGTCATGATTTTTTTCAGACAAATATCGGAAAAATGTTAATTACGCCGAGCCGTTCCTGGGACAGCGTAGATTCTTTAATCTTCAACTTTAAAGCTAAAGAAATCTATCAAACACTGTACAATATCAATTACGTCTCTTTTTATTTGACATTACTGATTCCTTTATTTGGAATGCTATTCCTTTATTCAATGAATATGAACAATGAAGAAAAAAACTATAAAAAAATTATATGGGCTGCCCTTTTTGCGCTCCTTATTTTTAATATAATCGGATCTGCATCCTCCGGTGGTCTTTTAGGTCTCGCCACTATTGGAATCATGGGACTGATCGTACTGAATAAGAAAATTCTGCGATGGAAAAAACCAATTGCGATTCTATTTATTATTTCCTTACTTATAATAGGAACTACTTACCAACGCTGGATTCCTGAACTTACAAGTACCGTAAAAGGAATCACTCATACAGAATCTCGCGAAAGTGCCGCCAATATTTCACAAGATAACAATGTAGACTTAGATAATACAGATGTTATTCCGGGAAGTGAAAAAGCTAAAATTGATTATATTCAAACTCAAAAACACGACATCATCTTCTCTATAAATGGAAACCTGATGAAAATACATGTAATTATGGCTGGAGCTGATATTGACAGCCTGGAGTTATTGGATAAAGATGGAAAAAAAATTGCTTTGATTCCAAATGGAAAAAATTTCGCAATCGATGACCCTCGTTTTTACGATTTTGCCACCATAACACCGACCCTTACAAATGGGAATTATTACGTTATTGTCAATACACAAGAAATGCAGTGGCCATTCGCTATTATGGAAGATCAAGTTTATTACCAAAATGCGAAAGGGAATTTGGTAAATTTGGATAAAGTTCCATCAATAGGCTTTGAAAACAATCTACTTTTTGGAAATGGGCGTGGATACATTTGGTCAAAGACAATCCCTATGATGAAGGATACCTTGCTTCTAGGCAGAGGAGCCGACACATATTGTATCTATTACCCTCATTACGATTACACCAATAAATACAATATTGGGTGGAATGTAAATCTGGTCGTGGATAAACCGCATAATATGTATATGGGTATAATCATTGGAACCGGTGCTCTTTCTCTCATCGCACTCTTATCACTTTTTGGAATTTATCTTCTGCAAAGCTTTAAACTGTATTTTAGAAGTAAATTTGAAACGGACTTCCTCACCTATGTTGGAGCCGGAATCTTTTTTGGTATCTGCGGATTTTTGACCTCTGCATTGGTGAACGACAGCAGTGTTTCTGTTATGCCAATGTTTTACGGTCTTTTAGGAACCGGCATTTCAGTTAATCTTATGCTTCAAAAGAAAGCTAAAAATGAATAA
- a CDS encoding patatin-like phospholipase family protein has protein sequence MGNHRIAMRRSVGNQNIGISLSGGGIRAAIFHLGVLKWLAENNELENIRHISSVSGASLAIGLIYARNHYRWPDSCLYLGRTLPKVRDTILNNNIQQDSIFSLIETPWKWNQKVNVLAHVIEKKWGVRGQICDLPLTPLWSINCTTFETGNNFRINQKQMGDYKIGYVSHPQMSISDAISASAGFPVLIGAYKLSIDDYQWATLLKKTESHSSSLPSPALKDWKYLHLWDGGVYDNLGLEALYKISDGGHLTGDLDFLIVSNASSPSSYRKWDNLFSPRNLRQLLGINMDQVVSLRSRDVIDYFLRTQKGYYVQIGSKKKHIFAFSSSSLPAFKSGTLPMLSEKEIERVKHYPTTLKSPSEEDFNLILNHGYETAKYTELCYYSPYAENQSKI, from the coding sequence ATGGGAAACCATCGAATCGCTATGAGACGCAGTGTAGGTAACCAAAATATCGGCATTTCACTTTCAGGCGGCGGTATTCGTGCTGCCATTTTTCACTTAGGTGTACTGAAATGGCTCGCAGAAAACAATGAATTAGAAAACATCCGGCATATTTCGTCTGTTTCCGGTGCCAGCTTAGCAATCGGTCTTATTTATGCAAGAAATCACTACCGCTGGCCGGACAGCTGTCTTTACCTTGGAAGAACACTCCCTAAGGTACGAGATACTATATTAAATAATAATATTCAACAAGATTCCATTTTTTCACTGATTGAAACACCATGGAAATGGAATCAAAAAGTAAATGTTCTGGCTCATGTTATTGAAAAAAAATGGGGTGTTCGCGGACAAATCTGTGATTTGCCACTCACTCCGTTGTGGTCCATCAACTGCACGACGTTTGAGACAGGCAATAATTTCCGTATTAATCAAAAACAGATGGGAGACTACAAAATCGGCTATGTTTCCCACCCACAAATGTCCATTTCAGATGCCATCTCCGCTTCCGCAGGTTTTCCGGTACTCATCGGGGCATACAAGCTCTCTATTGATGATTACCAATGGGCAACCCTGCTGAAAAAAACAGAAAGTCACAGTTCTTCTCTTCCATCCCCTGCTTTAAAAGATTGGAAATATCTCCATCTATGGGACGGTGGTGTCTATGATAATTTAGGACTGGAAGCTCTTTATAAAATTTCGGACGGCGGCCATCTTACAGGTGATCTGGACTTTCTGATTGTCAGCAACGCTTCCTCTCCATCATCCTACCGAAAATGGGATAATCTTTTTTCTCCGCGCAATCTACGGCAGCTTTTGGGCATAAACATGGATCAGGTCGTATCTCTTCGAAGTCGTGACGTCATTGATTACTTTCTGCGTACCCAAAAAGGATATTATGTACAAATCGGAAGCAAAAAAAAGCATATCTTTGCCTTTTCTTCCAGTTCACTTCCAGCCTTCAAAAGCGGCACACTACCCATGTTAAGTGAGAAAGAAATTGAACGTGTAAAGCATTATCCAACTACTTTGAAATCACCGTCAGAAGAGGATTTTAACCTAATTCTCAATCACGGATATGAAACCGCAAAATATACGGAGCTTTGCTATTACTCTCCATATGCAGAAAATCAGTCTAAAATCTAA